The Candidatus Binataceae bacterium genome has a segment encoding these proteins:
- a CDS encoding type III pantothenate kinase codes for MLVAIDVGNTDTVIGIYEGERLLHHWRLSTKAERTTDEHGVMIGALLQSVGLEPPLRPEGVAVACVVPPLNRTMEDLAHRYFQREPLIVGPGIKTGMPILYENPKEVGADRIVNAVAAYDRYGSASIVVDFGTATTFDYVTARGEYVGGAIAPGLGISMDALVKHAAKLYEVELVRPREAVGRTTIGAIQSGLIFGYTALVDGLVERIEQERGEHARVVATGGLASLIAPESRTIEVVDEFLTLKGLRLIFERNRRAPAPYAPSGSRDT; via the coding sequence ATGCTGGTAGCAATCGACGTCGGCAACACCGACACCGTAATCGGAATCTACGAGGGCGAGCGCCTGCTCCATCACTGGCGGCTCTCGACCAAGGCCGAACGAACCACGGACGAGCACGGGGTGATGATCGGCGCGCTCCTGCAGAGCGTCGGGCTGGAGCCGCCGCTGCGCCCCGAGGGCGTAGCCGTCGCCTGCGTCGTGCCGCCGCTCAACCGCACGATGGAAGATCTCGCGCATCGCTACTTCCAGCGCGAGCCGCTGATCGTCGGCCCCGGGATCAAGACCGGGATGCCGATCCTGTACGAGAATCCCAAAGAAGTCGGCGCCGATCGGATCGTCAACGCGGTCGCGGCCTACGATCGCTACGGGAGCGCCTCGATCGTCGTCGATTTCGGCACCGCGACCACTTTCGACTACGTTACCGCGCGCGGCGAGTACGTCGGCGGCGCGATCGCCCCCGGATTGGGGATTTCGATGGACGCGCTGGTCAAGCACGCGGCCAAGCTCTACGAGGTCGAACTGGTGCGGCCGCGCGAGGCCGTAGGCCGCACGACGATCGGCGCAATCCAGTCGGGCCTTATCTTCGGCTACACGGCGCTGGTCGACGGCCTGGTCGAGCGAATCGAGCAGGAGCGAGGCGAGCATGCCCGCGTGGTCGCGACCGGCGGGCTGGCAAGCCTGATCGCTCCCGAATCGAGAACGATCGAAGTGGTTGACGAGTTCCTGACGCTCAAGGGACTGCGGCTCATCTTCGAACGCAACCGGCGCGCCCCCGCGCCCTATGCGCCGAGCGGCTCGAGGGATACCTGA